A window from Citrus sinensis cultivar Valencia sweet orange chromosome 5, DVS_A1.0, whole genome shotgun sequence encodes these proteins:
- the LOC102607710 gene encoding synaptonemal complex protein 1-like produces the protein MQKLGFPSVKSLDQFKSLSGSAKSFSFSSRPSTDSLTSGSFANLKLTAEKLVKEQASVKTDLEMANSKLKKSMEHVRILEEKLQNAVNENAKLKVKQKEDEKLWKGLESKFSSTKTLSDQLTETLQHLASQVQDAEKNKEFFEDKISSSMNAVDFQKQQMDHLSLKLGSAEEIIRKREKELEDLKIEREERDKLYRDECCRTSNLMDKNDAMIKKLEVTVADNRLETESLNSKVEEMHIDLQSKEDEIKLLMITKENLEKEKSDLQMSRDSFEKKLVTSIREIKNLEGFVHVFAAQLVDLDKQSLTFMEKFYQLNSHYESCFQSVQMERDLSSQQAQNQYDQLNDKFFSIASEKDALQLVNQELNSKIIELQKTQESVKAQCLEECRLAGEKISRLESEAEALISKKIETELLVSKLEKEIDSLLENLRSFENKLQDQLLKISSLEMENKENMEKFHAEMQKKEEELNNLKQEHEKKEMLVDSIEKQFCQLQNILGEKEQLLLQHNDKEKKLEDQITENQAQLTAAESRLSEAKKQYDLMLESKQLELSRHLKEISQRNDQEINDIRRKYEVEKLEIVNMEKEKADKTIGEMERKCDQKLAECKEEAKQQLKRIQEEHAAIVISIQQEYDKKEMNLKAEHIGDLKRAELQAENELREKTTKLKSEHEVQMKALQCQHEDECRKLHEELHLQKSKEDRQRALLQLQWKVMGNKPQEDQEVNSKQAYSISSSKMRDLGVGKRSKRAFARAENEEKDPPFLNEAQTPVSQLLKKVENVNTGSMISIPKHHKKVTHHEYEVETSNGRTITKRRKTKSTVMFEDPGKRKKMNTTQAKTPRSVAKGATGGANPHPSNIGDLFSEGSLNPYADDPYAFD, from the exons ATGCAGAAGCTCGGGTTTCCAAGCGTGAAGAGCTTGGATCAGTTCAAATCTCTGTCAGGATCCGCGAAgtctttctcattttcttcgcGTCCTTCTACCGATTCGCTTACATCGGGAAGTTTCGCAAACTTGAAGCTGACTGCAG AGAAATTGGTCAAGGAGCAAGCTTCCGTGAAAACCGATCTTGAAATGGCG AATTCTAAGCTCAAGAAATCAATGGAGCATGTCCGTATATTAGAGGAAAAATTGCAGAATGCTGTTAATGAGAATGCTAAGCTGAAAGTAAAGCAGAAAGAAGATGAGAAGCTCTGGAAAGGACTGGAGTCTAAATTCTCTTCAACCAAGACTCTGTCCGATCAACTCACTGAGACTTTACAACACTTAGCTAGTCAGGTTCAGGATG CTGAAAAGAATAAGGAGTTTTTTGAAGACAAAATATCCTCCAGCATGAATGCTGTCGATTTTCAGAAGCAACAGATGGATCATTTATCTCTGAAATTAGGTTCTGCAGAGGAAATTATTAGAAAAC GTGAGAAGGAACTGGAGGATCTCAAAATTGAGAGAGAGGAAAGGGATAAGCTTTATAGAGATGAGTGTTGTAGAACCTCCAATCTCATGGACAAAAATG ATGCGATGATAAAGAAACTTGAAGTAACTGTAGCTGATAATAGACTGGAGACAGAGAGTCTAAACTCTAAAGTTGAAGAGATGCACATTGACTTACAATCCAAGGAAGATGAAATTAAACTTTTGATGATCACTAAGGAGAACTTGGAGAAGGAGAAGAGTGATCTTCAAATGAGCCGGGACagttttgagaaaaaattagtCACATCAATCCGGGAGATAAAAAATCTTGAAGGCTTTGTTCATGTGTTTGCAGCACAGCTGGTTGATTTGGATAAACAAAGTTTGACTTTTATGGAAAAGTTTTATCAGCTAAACTCACATTATGAATCATGCTTTCAGTCAGTTCAGATGGAGAGAGACCTTTCTTCTCAGCAAGCTCAAAATCAATATGATCAACTGAATGATAAGTTCTTCAGCATTGCATCTGAAAAAGATGCATTACAGTTAGTAAACCAGGAGTTAAACAGCAAGATCATCGAACTTCAAAAAACCCAGGAGTCTGTTAAGGCACAGTGTTTAGAGGAATGCCGTTTAGCTGGAGAGAAAATTAGTAGATTGGAGTCTGAAGCAGAAGCTCTTATCTCAAAGAAGATTGAAACTGAATTGTTGGTTTCTAAATTGGAGAAGGAAATTGATAGTTTGTTAGAAAATTTGAGATCATTCGAGAATAAACTG CAAGATCAGCTGCTGAAGATTTCATCGTTGGAAATggagaacaaagaaaatatggaGAAATTTCATGCAGAAATgcagaaaaaagaagaagaattaaataatctgAAACAAGAGCATGAGAAGAAGGAGATGCTTGTAGATTCGATCGAGAAACAATTCTGCCAACTTCAGAACATCTTGGGGGAGAAAGAACAGCTTTTACTGCAACATAATGACAAAGAGAAGAAGCTGGAAGATCAGATTACTGAG AATCAGGCCCAGCTGACTGCTGCTGAAAGCAGACTTTCAGAAGCTAAGAAGCAATATGATCTTATGCTAGAAAGTAAACAGTTGGAATTATCAAGGCATTTGAAGGAAATATCTCAGAGAAATGATCAG GAAATTAATGACATACGGAGGAAGTATGAGGTGGAGAAGCTGGAAATTGTTaatatggaaaaagaaaag gCAGATAAAACCATTGGAGAAATGGAAAGAAAATGTGACCAAAAACTTGCAGAATGCAAAGAAGAGGCAAAGCAGCAACTTAAGCGCATTCAGGAGGAACATGCTGCTATT GTCATTAGTATTCAACAGGAGTATGATAAGAAGGAAATGAATCTAAAAGCTGAACACATAGGGGACCTGAAGCGTGCCGAACTACAAGCTGAAAATGAATTGAGAGAG aaaacaacaaaactaAAGAGTGAACATGAAGTTCAGATGAAAGCTTTGCAGTGTCAGCATGAAGATGAGTGTAGGAAACTTCACGAGGAGTTGCATCTCCAGAAATCCAAA GAAGACAGGCAGAGAGCTTTATTGCAATTGCAGTGGAAAGTGATGGGCAACAAGCCTCAGGAGGACCAAGAAGTTAATTCAAAGCAG gCTTATTCCATTTCATCAAGCAAGATGAGAGATCTCGGTGTTGGTAAAAGAAGTAAACGTGCTTTTGCAAGAGcagaaaatgaagagaag GATCCACCTTTCTTGAACGAAGCACAAACGCCTGTGTCACAATTGTTGAAGAAAGTAGAAAATGTAAACACAGGAAGCATGATCAGCATTCCTAAGCATCATAAGAAG GTTACCCACCATGAATATGAAGTCGAAACTAGTAATGGAAGAACAATCACAAAacgaagaaaaacaaaaagtacaGTCATGTTTGAG GACCCTGGGAAACGTAAGAAGATGAACACAACCCAAGCCAAAACCCCACGAAGTGTTGCCAAG GGAGCCACGGGAGGGGCTAATCCACATCCTTCAAACATAGGTGACTTGTTTTCTGAGGGATCTCTAAATCCATATGCAGATGATCCTTATGCATTTGATTAG
- the LOC102608787 gene encoding protein CURLY FLAG LEAF 1 — MVSLQAPLSPNNGKANKEFDNLSKKRKLEEIIPGEGTFDKRSSKGVTTKSSIFDIELQLETPLPLEWERCLDIQSGEIHFYNTRTHKKTSGDPRGSPEPPNRAGDHMSLDLELNLPCDSQRKNQGSNNIISKPNSASPPRHHLGDHLKKKSGDHLSRCPSWLAFEGDHDDQQEMVATACMRCHMLVMLCKSSPTCPNCKFLHPPDQSPPKLFKQTFSLLC, encoded by the exons ATGGTTTCTCTTCAAGCACCCCTCTCTCCAAACAATGGAAAAGCCAACAAAGAGTTTGATAATCTATCAAAGAAGCGGAAGTTGGAAGAGATCATACCAGGTGAAGGAACTTTTGACAAGAGATCATCAAAAGGAGTAACTACAAAATCATCAATCTTCGATATCGAGCTACAGCTTGAGACTCCGTTGCCTTTGGAGTGGGAACGGTGTCTCGATATTCAg TCAGGGGAGATACACTTTTACAATACAAGAACCCATAAGAAAACAAGCGGGGATCCAAGGGGAAGCCCGGAGCCACCAAACCGTGCTGGTGATCATATGAGTTTAGACCTTGAACTGAACCTACCATGCGATTCACAGAGGAAAAACCAAGGAAGTAACAATATCATCTCAAAGCCAAATTCAGCCAGCCCTCCACGTCACCATCTGGGTGATCATCTTAAGAAGAAATCTGGTGATCATCTATCCCGTTGTCCATCGTGGTTAGCGTTTGAAGGGGATCATGATGATCAGCAAGAAATGGTGGCAACAGCATGCATGCGGTGCCATATGTTGGTGATGCTTTGCAAGTCATCTCCTACTTGTCCTAATTGCAAATTTTTGCACCCACCAGACCAAAGCCCTCCAAAATTGTTCAAGCAAACGTTTAGCCTCTTGTGCTAG